The Syntrophorhabdales bacterium genomic sequence TCACGTTTCCTTTGTCGGACGTAAACAGCGTTGCGTCGGTTGCTGTCCCGCCGGTCTGAGCCTCCATGATGATGGGCATCTGCCGATACGGGACAATATCCTCAAAGAGTTCTTTTCCCTGCGGGGACCCGAGCGTTTCTTTGTATTTGACAAGCCTGACGCTTGTGATGGAGCCGCCCAGGTCGCTGAGTGCCACTTTGAGGAGGGGCGTGTCAACTGAGTATGTTTTTATGGCTTTCGCCACCGGGGCCGTGGGCGCAGGAGCTTCTGTTTTTACCCCTCCCGGCGCGGACGGCTTCGCAGCCGGCAACTCTACCTTAGCAGGTGCTTCCTTTGCGGGTGCCGCTTCCTTGGGTGGAGCAGGAGGTTCTTTAGGTGCAAAAAAGTATTGAAAACCGAAGAGTATAACTAAGGCAAGGAGGAGCGCTATCAGCGTCCTTTTATCCATGTACTACCTCCGCTATTTTACCGGGTCGAAGCCGCCGGGATGAAAGGGGTGGCACCTGAGGATCCGGAGAAGGCCGCACGCGGCGCCTTTGAAGACGCCCTTCTTTTGTACCGCTTCCAGCATATACGCTGAGCAGGACGGATAGAAACGGCACGTGGTCGGCACAAACGGTGAGACAAGAAGCCTGTATAGCTTCAAAAGAGTTACGATAATAAATCTCATTGCCTGGTGCCGGCGACCAGGGCCCGAAGTTCAGTGCTGATAAGGTCCCAGCGAATCCTTTCAGGTTTCCTGAC encodes the following:
- the yidD gene encoding membrane protein insertion efficiency factor YidD; amino-acid sequence: MRFIIVTLLKLYRLLVSPFVPTTCRFYPSCSAYMLEAVQKKGVFKGAACGLLRILRCHPFHPGGFDPVK